The proteins below come from a single Papaver somniferum cultivar HN1 chromosome 11, ASM357369v1, whole genome shotgun sequence genomic window:
- the LOC113322446 gene encoding 4-coumarate--CoA ligase-like 9, with protein sequence MAKTNINPKSGFNPTTKIYHSLRPKVNLPPLSTPLSVTEYTLSLLKSSCTNLDTTIALIDSSAGNRISFAELLRHVENLADYLQYKIGLSKGDSVYVISSPSLKIPILYFALLSIGVIISPANPLSSKGEISRQIDLTKPVIAFATKNTTDKIPSLKYQTILLDSLEFESVLVSGSDGIDKKMKKKVEVKQIDTAAILYSSGTTGKVKGVVLTHRNFIGLICGYNEIRYQTKEVENTMIQPVALFTVPLFHVFGFFMFIKAAAMAETVILMEKFDFVEMLKVIEKYKVTYIPVSPPLVIAMAKLDVVKKFDLSSLQVVGCGGAPLGKDVSEKFTARFPNVLIVQGYGLTESAGSATRMIGPEESTRYGSAGLLAENLEAMIVDPVSGEALSPGKQGELWLRGPIIMSGYVGDNEATASALDSEGWLKTGDLCYFDSEGYLFVVDRLKELIKYKAYQVPPAELEHLLQSHPEIADAAVIPYPDEDAGQIPMAYIVRQPGSNLSDAQVKDFIAKQVAPYKKIRKVAFVSAIPKSPAGKILRRELVNLSLTSAKL encoded by the exons ATGGCGAAAACAAACATAAATCCAAAATCAGGATTCAACCCAACAACAAAAATATACCACAGCCTCCGTCCAAAAGTAAACCTTCCACCATTATCAACACCACTTTCCGTAACCGAATACACTTTGTCTCTTCTAAAATCATCGTGCACCAATCTAGACACGACCATCGCATTAATCGATTCCAGTGCTGGTAATCGGATTTCTTTTGCTGAGTTACTTCGGCATGTTGAAAATCTAGCTGATTATTTACAATACAAAATCGGTTTATCTAAAGGTGATTCAGTTTATGTGATTTCATCACCTTCGCTTAAGATACCAATTCTTTATTTCGCGCTTTTATCTATCGGGGTAATCATTTCTCCGGCGAATCCATTGAGTTCTAAAGGTGAGATTTCCCGTCAAATTGATCTTACTAAACCGGTGATTGCTTTTGCTACTAAGAATACTACTGATAAAATCCCGTCTTTAAAATACCAAACGATTTTACTTGATTCTCTTGAGTTTGAGTCGGTGTTGGTGAGTGGTTCGGATGGAATTgacaagaaaatgaaaaagaaggtTGAGGTGAAACAGATTGATACGGCGGCGATATTATATTCGTCCGGGACGACGGGGAAAGTGAAAGGTGTTGTGTTGACACACCGGAATTTTATTGGGTTGATATGTGGGTACAATGAAATTAGATATCAAACCAAGGAAGTTGAGAATACGATGATTCAACCGGTAGCGTTGTTCACGGTGCCATTGTTtcatgtttttggtttttttatgttTATTAAAGCGGCAGCTATGGCGGAGACTGTTATTTTAATGGAGAAGTTTGATTTTGTTGAGATGTTGAAAGTTATCGAGAAGTATAAAGTTACTTACATACCTGTATCACCACCACTTGTTATTGCAATGGCGAAATTAGATGTGGTTAAGAAATTTGATCTTAGTTCACTTCAAGTTGTGGGGTGTGGTGGTGCGCCGCTTGGGAAAGATGTTTCTGAGAAATTTACTGCCAGATTTCCTAATGTTCTCATAGTTCAG GGGTATGGTTTGACGGAGTCAGCGGGATCAGCAACAAGGATGATAGGACCTGAGGAGAGCACACGTTATGGATCTGCTGGACTGCTTGCTGAGAACTTAGAAGCTATGATAGTTGATCCTGTTAGCGGGGAAGCTTTGTCTCCTGGCAAGCAAGGAGAGCTATGGCTTCGAGGTCCAATCATCATGTCAG GCTATGTAGGAGACAATGAAGCGACTGCCTCAGCCTTGGATTCAGAAGGCTGGTTAAAAACTGGTGATCTTTGTTACTTTGACTCTGAGGGCTATCTCTTTGTTGTCGATAGATTGAAGGAATTGATTAAATATAAAGCATACCAG GTTCCTCCAGCTGAGTTGGAGCATTTACTTCAATCCCATCCAGAAATTGCTGATGCAGCTGTTATTCC GTACCCTGATGAAGATGCAGGGCAGATTCCAATGGCATATATAGTGAGGCAACCTGGAAGTAACCTCAGTGATGCTCAAGTCAAGGACTTCATTGCAAAGCAG GTGGCACCTTATAAAAAGATAAGAAAAGTAGCTTTCGTCAGTGCAATCCCAAAATCTCCTGCAGGAAAAATCTTAAGGAGGGAACTAGTCAATCTTTCTCTAACTTCTGCAAAGTTATGA
- the LOC113322682 gene encoding uncharacterized protein LOC113322682, translating into MAVPNISAISLKSRLSSSLLQLPAVHRPCTCKSNSYNVSSVKGSVPVLRRSLLGQVSAEFGGSMPRCQVSRSNSWKPCRVKGEDLEGTLSSETILDEQALEKELQTAIEQENYAKAAKIRDSLRFLHEDGKASVLAANARFYNSFRQGDLSAMQALWVKADHVCCVHPGVSGISGYDLVMGSWEFVWAEYEFPLEIEVKNVQVHVRGDVGYVTCLEIVKTKGSSWGKQFATNVFEKIDGQWFMCIHHASYIDL; encoded by the exons ATGGCCGTTCCCAATATCTCTGCAATTTCACTCAAGTCTCGTCTTTCTTCTAGCTTATTGCAACTTCCCGCGGTTCATCGACCCTGCACT TGCAAATCTAATTCTTACAATGTATCATCCGTCAAAGGATCAGTTCCAGTGCTTCGTAGGTCATTATTGGGCCAGGTTTCGGCTGAATTTGGGGGATCAA TGCCCCGGTGCCAAGTTTCTCGCTCAAATTCATGGAAACCATGCAGGGTAAAAGGTGAAGACCTTGAAGGAACTTTGAGCAGTGAAACTATCTTGGATGAGCAAGCCCTGGAGAAGGAACTGCAGACTGCCATTGAACAAGAAAATTACGCCAAAGCCGCAAAAATCAGGGATAGTCTCCGTTTTCTACATGAAGACGGCAAGGCTTCTGTTCTAGCAGCAAATGCGCGCTTCTACAACTCATTCAGACAAGGAGATCTGTCAGCGATGCAAGCTTTATGGGTGAAAGCTGATCATGTCTGTTGCGTGCACCCTGGCGTATCTGGAATATCTGGTTATGATCTCGTTATGGGTAGTTGGGAATTTGTCTGGGCTGAGTATGAATTTCCGCTAGAGATAGAGGTGAAAAACGTCCAAGTCCATGTAAGAGGTGATGTTGGATACGTAACATGTTTAGAAATAGTTAAGACCAAAGGAAGCAGTTGGGGGAAACAATTCGCAACAAATGTCTTCGAGAAAATTGATGGTCAGTGGTTTATGTGTATTCATCATGCATCATATATAGATTTGTGA